The following are from one region of the Girardinichthys multiradiatus isolate DD_20200921_A chromosome 9, DD_fGirMul_XY1, whole genome shotgun sequence genome:
- the LOC124874185 gene encoding claudin-1-like — MANSGLQICGFLLSLVGVSATIAATFMVEWGKDSQAKHSVYEGLWMSCSGTSERSTCENYKYLLKLPIEVQATRAVMLVSLFFSAMALIASTVGMKCTRFMEAMPQSKGNATAVGGMLFIISGVLTLIITSWYVSRIVEIHNTAHRLQSREFGHAVFISWAGGFFTALGGVILSLRRCWGSKGSAQSISTNQLLSTTNLKSNYV; from the exons ATGGCCAACTCTGGACTGCAGATCTGCGGTTTTCTCCTCTCTTTAGTCGGAGTCTCTGCCACTATTGCCGCCACTTTCATGGTCGAGTGGGGAAAGGACTCTCAAGCCAAGCACAGTGTCTATGAGGGTTTGTGGATGAGCTGCAGCGGCACCTCCGAGAGAAGCACTTGCgaaaattataaatatctgTTAAAACTGCCAA TTGAGGTCCAGGCAACTAGAGCAGTGATGCTGGTCAGCCTCTTCTTCTCTGCCATGGCGCTGATTGCCTCCACAGTAGGAATGAAGTGCACCCGCTTCATGGAGGCCATGCCCCAAAGCAAAGGGAATGCAACCGCCGTTGGAGGGATGCTCTTCATCATCTCGG GTGTTTTAACCCTCATCATCACCTCCTGGTACGTCAGTAGGATCGTTGAGATCCACAATACAGCACATCGTCTACAAAG CAGGGAATTTGGTCATGCAGTGTTCATCAGCTGGGCGGGTGGATTCTTCACTGCTCTCGGTGGAGTGATCCTGAGCCTTCGGAGATGTTGGGGGTCCAAAGGGTCAGCACAGTCCATAAGCACCAATCAGCTTCTCTCTACTACAAACCTCAAGTCCAATTATGTCTAG